A portion of the Pararge aegeria chromosome 10, ilParAegt1.1, whole genome shotgun sequence genome contains these proteins:
- the LOC120626864 gene encoding TAF5-like RNA polymerase II p300/CBP-associated factor-associated factor 65 kDa subunit 5L, with product MKRTRNDAVKAAVTSYLERRNYPDIDFFNNSSTSRSAEEMAVATIVQYESSRANSILFSCINNDPGHYDVQYTRLVSFIKEINIEKVKNELLGLLTPLLCHMYLEMLRGGHGGAAQMFLKRHSATLPQKDLSYHQPIDGNLPSALYRPNSLEQLFNSLQNGTIDNETPEKDYMNQLLDDIGSVYTLQEVESRPSIAAFRSCKYDIYLSQDALNMLKAYLAKHSHVLLIQVLQTWFHIDINSDSKKNSEDDEEQPEDVNANCEEKLNDKHDVFSKCNGHAEYQSVDKELRELKDAIKGVKESTAPLKLYKIATPDSHLVCAKTDLYCNVLCGGFDNSEIRLWDIGQSYIKRKVNRNISDIELACCIPPEPETPLENIFQVGTGLALRGHSGPVQAVSILSREELVLSASHDTTMRAWRLADYSCASIYRGHNYPIWCMDVSKNGLFIVTGSHDRTAKLWSLDRTFPVRVFVGHTSDVICVKFHPNEAYMATGGADRSVRLWSVCDARLVRVLCGHRAPVRALAFSPLGTHLASAGDDKKIKVWDLAACNCVHEYRGHHGKVTALDWSAVGKQSLTNRVSPDPNDTNTDNSILCSAGMDGIVKAVWDSCIKNKQVSSQDISTSIYNTKCSYLVDVQVHPEWLVAIGAKQ from the exons ATGAAAAGAACCCGAAACGATGCAGTCAAAGCTGCCGTTACTTCCTACTTAGAAAGAAGGAATTATCCA GATAttgatttctttaataatagttCAACCAGTCGAAGTGCTGAAGAAATGGCTGTTGCGACCATTGTACAGTATGAGTCCAGTCGGGCAAATTCAATTCTATTTTCTTGTATCAACAACGATCCAGGGCATTATGATGTTCAATATACAAG GCTTGTAAGTTTTATAAAGGAAATTAACatagaaaaagttaaaaatgaatTGCTGGGACTACTTACCCCACTGCTATGTCACATGTATCTTGAGATGCTGCGTGGAGGTCACGGAGGTGCAGCACAAATGTTTCTGAAAAGACATTCTGCAACATTACCACAGAAGGATCTATCCTACCACCAACCTATTGATGGCAACCTACCATCAGCTTTATATCGACCAAATAGTTTAGAGCAGTTGTTCAACTCATTACAAAATGGTACAATAGACAATGAAACTCCAGAGAAAGACTATATGAATCAATTACTTGATGATATTGGTTCTGTTTATACTTTACAAGAAGTTGAATCTAGACCATCTATTGCAGCTTttag GTCCTGCAAATATGATATCTATTTATCGCAAGATGCACTAAATATGTTAAAAGCATATTTGGCTAAACATAGTCATGTCTTGCTAATTCAAGTTTTGCAGACATGGTTTCATATTGACATCAACAGTGATAGCAAGAAGAATTCA GAAGATGATGAAGAACAACCTGAAGATGTAAATGCAAACTGTGAGGAGAAATTAAATGACAAACATG atGTCTTTTCAAAGTGTAATGGTCATGCAGAATATCAGTCAGTTGATAAAGAGCTACGAGAACTGAAAGATGCCATAAAAGGTGTAAAAGAATCAACAGCACCACTAAAATTGTATAAGATTGCAACACCTGATAGTCA CCTAGTATGTGCCAAAACGGATTTATACTGCAATGTGCTATGTGGTGGCTTTGATAATTCGGAAATAAGACTCTGGGATATTGGACAGAGTTACATTAAAAGAAAGGTTAACAGGAACATATCAGATATAGAACTTGCCTGTTGCATACCACCCGAACCAGAAACACCattggaaaatatttt TCAAGTGGGAACAGGATTAGCCCTGAGAGGACACTCAGGACCGGTACAGGCTGTCAGTATACTCTCGCGGGAGGAGTTGGTTCTATCTGCTTCTCACGACACCACGATGCGGGCCTGGAGGCTTGCAGATTATTCCTGTGCGTCAATATACAG GGGTCACAACTATCCAATCTGGTGCATGGATGTATCTAAGAACGGTTTGTTCATAGTGACCGGATCTCATGATAGGACTGCCAAACTGTGGTCACTAGACAGAACTTTTCCAGTGCGAGTATTCGTTGGGCACACATCTGATGTTATC TGTGTCAAGTTCCATCCTAATGAAGCGTACATGGCGACGGGTGGCGCGGACCGAAGCGTGCGGTTGTGGAGCGTGTGCGACGCGCGACTCGTACGCGTACTGTGCGGGCACCGAGCCCCCGTACGCGCGCTCGCCTTCTCTCCGCTCGGAACGCACCTAGCCAGCGCAG GTGATGATAAAAAGATCAAAGTTTGGGATTTAGCAGCGTGCAATTGTGTGCACGAGTATAGAGGGCACCATGGTAAAGTTACTGCCCTTGATTGGTCCGCTGTGGGAAAGCAGAGTTTGACTAACCGAGTCTCACCAGACCCAAACGATACCAATACAGACAACTCAATTTTATGTTCTGCCGGCATGGATGGCATCGTCAAAGCAGTATGGGATAGttgcataaaaaataa